A single region of the Ancylobacter novellus DSM 506 genome encodes:
- the gnd gene encoding phosphogluconate dehydrogenase (NAD(+)-dependent, decarboxylating), producing the protein MQLGIVGLGRMGGNIARRLTLAGHSCVVWDRNEAAVQGLAAEGNTPAGGLEDLVAKLDAPRAVWVMLPAGGPTEATVKALAEVMSPGDVIIDGGNTFYKDDIRRAAELAPKGIHYVDVGTSGGVWGLERGYCMMIGGAKEAVDRLDPIFAALAPGLGDIPRTPGRESRDARVEQGYIHTGPAGSGHFVKMVHNGIEYGLMQAYAEGFEILKKKDSTDLPENERFTLDMADIAEVWRRGSVVSSWLLDLTAIALTKDDQLSDFPGAVADSGEGRWTVMAAIEEAVSAEVLSAALYTRFRSRQDHTFGEKLLSAMRFQFGGHTEFKSK; encoded by the coding sequence ATGCAGCTCGGTATTGTCGGCCTCGGCCGCATGGGGGGAAACATTGCGCGCCGGCTCACCCTGGCGGGTCATAGCTGCGTGGTGTGGGACCGCAACGAGGCGGCCGTGCAGGGCCTGGCGGCGGAAGGCAACACGCCCGCCGGGGGCCTCGAGGACCTCGTCGCCAAGCTAGACGCGCCGCGCGCCGTATGGGTGATGCTGCCGGCCGGCGGGCCGACCGAGGCGACGGTGAAGGCGCTCGCCGAGGTGATGTCGCCGGGCGACGTCATCATCGACGGCGGCAACACCTTCTACAAGGACGACATCCGCCGCGCCGCCGAGCTGGCGCCCAAGGGCATCCATTATGTCGACGTCGGCACCTCCGGCGGCGTCTGGGGTCTGGAGCGCGGCTACTGCATGATGATCGGCGGCGCCAAGGAAGCGGTCGACCGTCTCGACCCGATCTTCGCCGCGCTGGCCCCCGGCCTCGGCGACATCCCGCGCACCCCCGGCCGCGAGAGCCGCGACGCGCGCGTCGAGCAGGGCTACATCCACACCGGGCCGGCGGGCTCGGGCCACTTCGTCAAAATGGTCCATAACGGCATCGAATACGGCTTGATGCAGGCCTATGCCGAGGGCTTCGAGATCCTGAAGAAGAAGGATTCGACCGACCTGCCGGAGAATGAGCGCTTCACGCTCGACATGGCCGACATCGCCGAAGTGTGGCGGCGCGGCAGCGTGGTCTCCTCCTGGCTGCTCGACCTCACCGCCATCGCCCTGACCAAGGACGACCAGCTCTCCGACTTCCCCGGCGCCGTGGCCGATTCCGGCGAGGGCCGCTGGACGGTGATGGCGGCGATCGAGGAGGCGGTCTCCGCCGAGGTGCTCTCGGCCGCGCTCTACACCCGCTTCCGCTCGCGCCAGGACCACACCTTCGGCGAGAAGCTGCTTTCGGCCATGCGCTTCCAGTTCGGCGGCCATACCGAATTCAAGTCCAAGTGA
- a CDS encoding HD domain-containing phosphohydrolase produces the protein MVKRRLDTHLALVFGVTVTVALAGIVFFVNSRAASILHDATGILFARMAGESRSHIDKSFNTLDMLTRVFANEPELAAPQIVDRRAVIERFRVVMDTMPYTSAIYVGYDNGDFLLLRHLTSEDARRSLMAGDDAAYFLQTIEHRPAGTKTTLSFLDGALRLVGSLDRPDFTFDPRRRGWYDEAMARDGPVLTAPYRFFATAEIGVTIAHRLASGRGVVGIDLSLADLSQELRRMKSTPSTEILIADEDGTVIAASNPHAALPSSARNLANRSRANSVPIPAIVPALLAAVRSGAREETATIVERGRDWMMHVEPLDSGPWTFAMAVAMPHDEVMVGVRSLVATLGWISLGLILLVIVAIRLTARAVSLPLMAIAREAEAIQSFSFKDAPDGVHSSVAEIDTLSRAIRNARLTIQRFIEIGRTLAAERDPDRLVDRLLQETISITGAEAGLILLGEDDGKGYALVMRRADGRPVSGHAPNRLAADAGGMGGRIIHALGRKTVSHFDAVDLVGDPIGQALIGGLKLTLGQVLRHSVIPLLDRGDAVIGALVLIVRVDQDDKISDDHLDLARALSGNAAVAIETTLALRSRKALLDAVIRMMAQAIDAKSPYTNGHCQRVPVLTQALARAACDTREGPFADFDLTPEEWEAVDVASWLHDCGKLTTAEYVIDKATKLETITDRIHEVRMRFELLKARAETDYWKGVAGGGDEPALRAARDAALQRIDDDFAFVAECNLGGEAMEPERLARLKRIAAQTWTRTLSDRAGISASERRRRERVAEAPLPVEEPLLADAPHHIIHHFRNHLDEMEAAEGFTLVRPANRLNLGEVYNLSIARGTLTAEERYEINRHITRTILMLEALPLSGALTRVPEYAGGHHEHMDGTGYPRSLTRDQMSPIARMMAIADVFEALTAADRPYKRAKSLSEAIRIMGFMKRDNHLDPDLMDLFLTSGLWRDYAERYLDRGQMDEPDVAAVLAIRPKEQEPPPVRAAE, from the coding sequence ATGGTGAAGAGGCGTCTCGATACCCATCTGGCGCTGGTGTTCGGTGTCACCGTCACCGTTGCGCTCGCCGGCATCGTCTTCTTCGTCAACAGCCGCGCCGCCTCGATCCTGCACGATGCGACCGGGATCCTGTTCGCCCGCATGGCCGGGGAAAGTCGCTCGCATATCGACAAGAGCTTCAACACGCTCGACATGCTGACGCGGGTCTTCGCCAATGAGCCGGAGCTGGCCGCGCCGCAGATCGTCGATCGGCGCGCGGTGATCGAGCGGTTCCGCGTCGTCATGGACACGATGCCCTACACCTCGGCGATCTATGTCGGCTACGACAATGGCGACTTCCTGCTGCTGCGCCACCTCACCTCCGAGGATGCCCGGCGCAGCCTGATGGCGGGGGACGACGCCGCCTATTTCCTGCAGACCATCGAGCACCGCCCGGCCGGCACCAAGACGACGCTGAGCTTCCTCGACGGCGCGCTGCGCCTCGTCGGCTCGCTCGACCGGCCGGACTTCACCTTCGATCCGCGCCGGCGCGGCTGGTACGACGAGGCGATGGCGCGGGACGGGCCGGTGCTGACCGCCCCCTATCGCTTCTTCGCCACGGCGGAGATCGGTGTCACCATCGCCCACAGGCTGGCCAGCGGGCGCGGCGTGGTCGGCATCGACCTGTCCCTCGCCGACCTGTCGCAGGAGCTGCGGCGGATGAAGAGCACGCCCTCGACCGAGATCCTGATCGCCGACGAGGACGGGACGGTGATCGCGGCGAGCAACCCGCACGCGGCGCTGCCCAGCTCCGCCCGGAATCTCGCGAACCGCAGCCGGGCCAACAGCGTCCCCATCCCCGCCATCGTGCCGGCGCTGCTGGCGGCGGTGCGCAGCGGCGCCCGCGAGGAGACCGCCACCATCGTCGAGCGCGGCCGCGACTGGATGATGCATGTCGAGCCGCTGGATTCCGGGCCCTGGACCTTCGCCATGGCGGTGGCGATGCCGCATGACGAGGTGATGGTCGGCGTGCGCAGCCTCGTCGCCACGCTGGGCTGGATCAGCCTGGGCCTGATCCTCTTGGTGATCGTCGCCATCCGCCTCACCGCCCGTGCGGTCAGCCTGCCGCTCATGGCCATCGCCCGCGAGGCCGAGGCGATCCAGTCCTTCAGCTTCAAGGACGCGCCGGACGGCGTGCATTCCTCGGTGGCAGAGATCGACACGCTGTCGCGCGCCATCCGCAATGCCCGCCTCACCATCCAGCGCTTCATCGAGATCGGCCGCACGCTGGCCGCCGAGCGCGACCCGGACCGGCTGGTCGACCGGCTGCTGCAGGAGACGATCAGCATCACCGGCGCCGAAGCGGGGCTGATCCTGCTCGGCGAGGACGACGGCAAGGGCTATGCGCTGGTGATGCGCCGGGCCGACGGCAGGCCGGTGAGCGGGCACGCGCCGAACCGGCTCGCCGCCGATGCCGGCGGCATGGGCGGGCGCATCATCCATGCGCTCGGGCGCAAGACGGTGTCGCATTTCGATGCCGTCGATCTCGTGGGGGACCCCATCGGCCAGGCCCTCATCGGCGGGCTGAAGCTCACGCTGGGACAGGTGCTGCGCCATTCCGTCATCCCGCTGCTCGACCGCGGCGACGCCGTCATCGGCGCGCTCGTCCTGATCGTCCGCGTCGATCAGGACGACAAGATCTCCGACGACCATCTCGACCTCGCCCGCGCCTTGTCCGGCAATGCGGCGGTGGCGATCGAGACCACGCTGGCGCTCAGGTCGCGCAAGGCGCTGCTCGACGCCGTCATCCGCATGATGGCACAGGCGATCGACGCCAAGTCGCCTTATACGAACGGCCATTGCCAGCGCGTGCCGGTGCTCACCCAGGCGCTCGCCCGCGCCGCCTGCGACACGCGTGAAGGCCCCTTCGCCGATTTCGACCTGACGCCGGAGGAATGGGAGGCGGTCGACGTGGCGAGCTGGCTGCACGATTGCGGCAAGCTGACCACGGCGGAATATGTGATCGACAAGGCGACCAAGCTCGAGACCATCACCGACCGCATCCATGAGGTGCGGATGCGCTTCGAGCTGCTGAAGGCCAGGGCCGAGACCGACTACTGGAAGGGCGTCGCCGGGGGCGGTGATGAGCCGGCTTTGCGTGCCGCGCGCGATGCCGCCTTGCAGCGCATCGACGACGACTTCGCCTTCGTCGCCGAATGCAATCTCGGTGGCGAGGCGATGGAGCCGGAGCGGCTCGCCCGCCTCAAGCGCATCGCCGCCCAGACCTGGACCCGCACGCTGAGCGACCGCGCCGGCATCTCCGCCAGCGAGCGCCGCCGCCGCGAGCGCGTGGCCGAGGCGCCGCTCCCCGTGGAGGAGCCGCTGCTGGCCGATGCCCCCCACCACATCATACATCACTTCCGCAACCACCTCGACGAGATGGAGGCGGCGGAAGGCTTCACCCTGGTGCGCCCGGCCAACCGGCTGAACCTTGGCGAGGTCTACAACCTCTCCATCGCGCGCGGCACGCTGACCGCCGAGGAACGCTACGAGATCAACCGCCACATCACCCGCACCATATTGATGCTGGAGGCCCTGCCGCTGTCGGGCGCGCTGACCCGGGTGCCGGAATATGCCGGCGGCCACCACGAGCACATGGACGGCACCGGCTATCCGCGCAGCCTGACGCGCGACCAGATGAGCCCGATCGCCCGGATGATGGCGATTGCCGACGTGTTCGAGGCGCTCACCGCCGCCGACCGGCCCTATAAGAGGGCGAAGTCGCTGAGCGAAGCCATCCGCATCATGGGCTTCATGAAGCGCGACAACCATCTCGACCCGGACCTCATGGACCTGTTCCTCACCTCCGGCCTGTGGCGCGACTATGCCGAGCGCTATCTCGACCGCGGCCAGATGGACGAGCCGGACGTCGCCGCCGTGCTCGCCATCCGCCCGAAGGAACAGGAGCCGCCGCCGGTCCGCGCGGCGGAGTAA
- a CDS encoding alpha-keto acid decarboxylase family protein: MALTVIQHVLSRLQDIGIADVFGVPGDFAFPVNDAICRQPGMRWIGCANELNAAYAADGYARIKGVGALSTTYGVGELSALAGVAGAYAERLPIFHLVGMPRMAVQRARAIVHHTLGTGEYELFRRMSEPVVCAHAVMTPQNVAYETERLIAEALYHLRPVYMAFPADLANQPVVSAAAPVPAPQSDPTQLAAATQAVVAALEGVETACVLPGLLVARLGIGDRLQALIDASGLPFATMFHDKTVLDEQQPAYAGMYDGALMNEEVQAFVEDAERIVTVGTLMTDFNTGGFTSNLDHGRTIAIDHHSVSVDGRTYPSVELGDVLASLAQALPKRDWPRLVPGSLGPVTGAGDEPITAEALYPRWAEFIRPGDIVVAETGTASMGLGFARMPSGANFYNQALWGAIGWATPAALGTAVADPSRRTVLITGEGSHQLTVQELGTFGMLGLKPVVFVLNNDGYLIERLLCKDPEISYNDVAPWRYAELPRALGCDGWTVARAATCAEFDAALTAAEGANSGAYVEVVTGRYEASPLSLKLSEKLKQAAAEG, translated from the coding sequence ATGGCCCTCACCGTCATCCAGCACGTGCTCTCCCGCCTGCAGGACATCGGCATAGCCGACGTCTTCGGCGTGCCCGGCGACTTCGCCTTCCCGGTCAACGACGCCATCTGCCGCCAGCCCGGCATGCGCTGGATCGGCTGCGCCAACGAATTGAACGCCGCCTATGCCGCCGACGGCTATGCCCGCATCAAGGGCGTGGGCGCGCTCTCCACCACCTATGGCGTCGGCGAGCTCAGCGCGCTGGCCGGGGTCGCCGGCGCCTATGCCGAGCGGCTGCCGATCTTCCATCTCGTCGGCATGCCGCGCATGGCGGTGCAGCGGGCGCGCGCCATCGTCCATCACACGCTGGGCACCGGCGAGTACGAACTGTTCCGCCGCATGAGCGAGCCGGTGGTCTGCGCCCATGCGGTGATGACGCCGCAGAACGTCGCCTATGAGACCGAGCGGCTGATCGCTGAAGCGCTCTATCATCTGCGCCCGGTCTACATGGCCTTCCCGGCTGATCTCGCCAACCAGCCGGTGGTGAGCGCCGCCGCCCCGGTGCCGGCGCCGCAGAGCGACCCGACGCAGCTCGCCGCCGCGACACAGGCCGTCGTCGCCGCGCTGGAAGGGGTGGAGACCGCCTGCGTGCTGCCGGGCCTGCTGGTCGCCCGGCTGGGCATCGGCGACCGGCTGCAGGCGCTCATCGACGCCTCCGGCCTGCCCTTCGCCACCATGTTCCACGACAAGACCGTGCTCGACGAGCAGCAGCCCGCCTATGCCGGCATGTATGACGGCGCGCTGATGAACGAGGAGGTGCAGGCCTTCGTCGAGGACGCCGAGCGCATCGTCACCGTCGGCACGCTGATGACCGACTTCAACACCGGCGGCTTCACCTCCAACCTCGACCATGGGCGCACCATCGCCATCGACCATCACAGCGTCAGCGTCGACGGCCGCACCTATCCCAGCGTCGAGCTCGGCGACGTGCTGGCGTCGCTGGCGCAGGCGCTGCCGAAGCGCGACTGGCCGCGCCTCGTACCCGGCTCGCTCGGGCCGGTGACCGGCGCCGGCGACGAACCGATCACGGCCGAGGCGCTCTATCCGCGCTGGGCCGAGTTCATCCGTCCCGGCGACATCGTGGTGGCGGAGACCGGCACCGCCTCCATGGGCCTCGGCTTCGCCCGCATGCCCTCGGGCGCCAATTTCTACAATCAGGCGCTCTGGGGGGCGATCGGCTGGGCGACGCCGGCGGCGCTCGGCACCGCCGTTGCCGATCCCTCGCGCCGCACCGTGCTGATCACCGGCGAGGGCTCGCACCAGCTCACCGTGCAGGAGCTCGGCACCTTCGGCATGCTCGGGCTGAAGCCGGTGGTGTTCGTGCTGAACAATGACGGCTACCTGATCGAGCGGCTGCTCTGCAAGGACCCGGAGATCAGCTACAACGACGTCGCGCCCTGGCGCTATGCCGAGCTGCCGCGGGCGCTCGGCTGCGACGGCTGGACGGTCGCCCGCGCCGCCACCTGCGCCGAGTTCGACGCCGCGCTGACCGCCGCCGAAGGGGCCAATTCCGGCGCCTATGTCGAGGTCGTCACCGGCCGCTACGAGGCCTCGCCGCTGTCGCTGAAGCTGAGCGAGAAGCTGAAGCAGGCGGCGGCGGAGGGGTGA